Proteins encoded together in one Planctomyces sp. SH-PL14 window:
- a CDS encoding aspartate aminotransferase family protein, with the protein MISHDVRATRIPRSMELYRRALELIPGGTQLVSRRPNRVAYGVSPIYAAEAKGARFRDVDGFEYIDWISGIGAILLGYADPVVDEAVKEQIGRGTMYSVNHELEVELAEELCRAIPCAEMVRYAKCGGEACAIAVRIARGATGRDKVLFCGYHGWHDWYLAANLDAGAGLNSHLFPGIEPIGVPKALAGTAIPFPHGDLAALGELLDANKGTVAAVIMEPLRSEWPAPGYLAGVAALAREHGAVLIFDEVSAGLRYGPGGAQGRLGVTPDMAVFAKSISNGYPMGVVAGRREVMEPAARMFISSTYWSDTIGLTAALTTMREARRRDVSPQLEAFGARLKERLNTIARETGCPVSCGGIGLHPHLHFDIADAPLRAQAATLYIQEMAKRGCHGYASFYLNAAQGDAELDQTAAAARETFSLIRDALDSGTLPSRLECDPQQDAFRRLVK; encoded by the coding sequence GTGATCTCTCACGATGTCCGGGCAACGCGCATTCCGCGGTCGATGGAGCTGTACCGGCGGGCGCTCGAGCTGATCCCCGGCGGGACGCAGCTCGTGAGCCGCCGGCCGAACCGCGTCGCTTACGGCGTCTCGCCGATCTATGCCGCCGAGGCCAAGGGGGCGCGGTTTCGCGATGTCGACGGGTTCGAGTACATCGACTGGATCAGCGGCATCGGGGCGATCCTCCTGGGCTACGCCGATCCGGTCGTCGACGAGGCGGTCAAGGAGCAGATCGGCCGGGGGACGATGTACTCGGTCAACCACGAGCTCGAAGTCGAGCTGGCCGAGGAGCTCTGCCGCGCGATCCCGTGCGCCGAGATGGTCCGCTACGCCAAGTGCGGCGGCGAGGCGTGCGCGATCGCGGTCCGAATCGCCCGCGGCGCGACGGGGCGGGACAAGGTCCTGTTCTGCGGCTACCACGGCTGGCACGACTGGTATCTGGCGGCGAACCTGGACGCGGGCGCCGGCCTGAACAGCCATCTCTTCCCCGGCATCGAGCCGATCGGCGTTCCGAAGGCCCTCGCCGGAACCGCGATCCCATTCCCCCACGGGGACCTTGCGGCGCTCGGCGAACTCCTCGATGCAAACAAGGGGACCGTCGCGGCGGTCATCATGGAGCCGCTCCGCTCGGAGTGGCCCGCTCCCGGCTATCTCGCCGGGGTCGCGGCCCTCGCGCGGGAGCACGGCGCGGTCCTGATCTTCGATGAAGTCTCGGCCGGTCTCCGCTACGGCCCCGGCGGCGCGCAGGGGCGGCTCGGCGTGACACCCGACATGGCGGTCTTCGCCAAGTCGATCTCGAACGGCTACCCAATGGGGGTCGTCGCCGGCCGCCGCGAGGTCATGGAGCCCGCCGCGCGGATGTTCATCTCCAGCACCTACTGGAGCGACACGATCGGCCTCACGGCGGCCCTCACGACGATGCGGGAAGCCCGCCGCCGCGACGTCTCCCCGCAGCTCGAAGCCTTCGGAGCCCGCCTCAAGGAGCGGCTCAATACGATCGCCCGCGAGACCGGCTGCCCCGTGTCGTGCGGCGGGATCGGCCTCCACCCGCACCTCCATTTCGATATCGCCGACGCGCCCCTCCGCGCCCAGGCGGCGACGCTCTACATCCAGGAAATGGCGAAGCGCGGCTGCCACGGCTACGCCTCGTTCTACCTGAATGCCGCCCAGGGAGACGCGGAACTCGACCAGACCGCCGCCGCCGCCCGCGAGACGTTTTCCCTGATCCGCGACGCCCTCGACTCCGGGACGCTTCCGAGCCGGCTGGAATGCGATCCGCAGCAGGACGCGTTCCGGAGGTTGGTGAAGTAG
- a CDS encoding Gfo/Idh/MocA family protein yields MIASPSPRPTVLIAGAGSIGERHARCFLGTGRVEVALCELDREKCRAVAERYGITRAYTNWDEALAARPAAAVIATPANLHIRMARQAVEAGCQVLIEKPLAVTTEGVAELSSVVRERPARVAVAYVYRAHPVLSAMREALHSGRFGQPLQVVTVSGQNFPFYRPAYRETYYTKHETGGGAVQDALTHMVNAVEWLVGPVTRLVADAAHLALPGVTVEDTVHVLTRHGNILGSFTLNQHQAPNESTITIACEKGTVRFEYHNHRWRWQVEPGTDWRDESLPPLERDTLFITQANQFLDYLDGRAPARCSLDEAQQTLHVNRAILESARTGAWQTIPSSGSPA; encoded by the coding sequence GTGATCGCGAGCCCGTCCCCGCGACCGACCGTCCTGATTGCCGGTGCCGGCTCGATCGGCGAGCGGCATGCCCGCTGTTTCCTCGGCACCGGCCGGGTCGAGGTCGCGCTGTGCGAGCTCGACCGGGAGAAGTGCCGGGCGGTCGCCGAGCGGTACGGGATCACGCGGGCGTACACGAACTGGGACGAGGCCCTCGCGGCCCGTCCCGCGGCGGCGGTGATCGCCACGCCGGCGAACCTCCATATCCGGATGGCGCGGCAGGCGGTCGAGGCGGGCTGCCAAGTCCTGATCGAAAAACCGCTGGCCGTGACGACGGAGGGAGTCGCGGAGCTCAGTTCCGTCGTCCGCGAACGGCCGGCGCGGGTCGCGGTCGCCTATGTCTACCGCGCCCACCCGGTCCTCTCGGCAATGCGGGAGGCGCTCCATTCGGGACGCTTCGGCCAGCCGCTGCAGGTCGTCACGGTCTCGGGGCAGAATTTTCCGTTCTACCGGCCGGCCTATCGCGAGACCTATTACACAAAGCACGAGACCGGCGGCGGCGCGGTCCAGGACGCCCTGACCCACATGGTCAACGCGGTCGAGTGGCTCGTCGGCCCGGTGACGCGGCTCGTGGCCGACGCCGCGCACCTCGCCCTGCCGGGAGTCACGGTCGAGGACACGGTCCACGTCCTGACCCGCCACGGGAACATTCTCGGCAGCTTCACGCTGAACCAGCATCAGGCCCCCAACGAGTCGACGATCACGATCGCCTGCGAGAAGGGAACCGTCCGGTTCGAGTACCACAACCACCGCTGGCGGTGGCAGGTCGAGCCCGGGACCGACTGGCGGGACGAGTCACTCCCGCCGCTGGAGCGGGACACGCTGTTCATTACCCAGGCAAACCAGTTCCTCGACTACCTCGACGGCCGAGCCCCGGCGCGGTGTTCGCTCGATGAAGCGCAGCAGACTCTCCATGTGAACCGGGCGATCCTCGAAAGCGCCCGGACCGGTGCCTGGCAAACCATTCCCTCATCAGGATCCCCAGCATGA
- a CDS encoding SDR family oxidoreductase — protein MTPERTIPQLFDLTGRVVLLTGGCGHLGGAMCRALAEAGAHVVLTSREADKAQAFAETLPVRGEQRHHGIALDHMDPASIDAGFEAARACHGRIDILVNNAHDPLGLDWTKVTPEAFTRHLANATGYFALSRHLRDHAVARGRPASIVLLGSMYGLVASYPETYEGICGASPVAYHALKGGIVHMTRHLAVYWAKDHVRVNCLSPGPFPSEKAPAELVTRLRDKSPMGRMGTPEELKGAVVFLASDASSYLTGQNLVIDGGWTSW, from the coding sequence ATGACGCCGGAACGGACGATCCCGCAGCTCTTCGACCTCACGGGCCGCGTCGTGCTCCTCACCGGCGGCTGCGGCCACCTGGGCGGCGCGATGTGCCGGGCCCTCGCCGAGGCGGGGGCCCACGTCGTCCTGACGAGTCGCGAGGCCGACAAGGCGCAAGCCTTCGCCGAGACGCTTCCGGTCCGAGGCGAGCAGCGGCATCACGGGATCGCGCTCGACCACATGGACCCCGCGTCGATCGATGCCGGCTTCGAGGCGGCCCGCGCCTGCCACGGCCGGATCGACATCCTCGTCAACAACGCCCACGATCCCCTCGGCCTCGACTGGACCAAAGTCACCCCTGAGGCGTTCACGAGGCACCTCGCCAACGCCACCGGCTATTTTGCCCTGTCGCGTCACCTGCGAGACCACGCCGTCGCCCGCGGCCGTCCCGCCAGCATCGTCCTCCTCGGGTCGATGTACGGCCTCGTCGCCTCCTACCCGGAGACCTACGAAGGGATCTGCGGGGCGAGTCCCGTCGCTTACCACGCCCTCAAGGGGGGAATCGTCCACATGACCCGCCACCTCGCGGTCTACTGGGCGAAGGACCACGTCCGGGTCAACTGCCTCAGCCCCGGCCCGTTCCCCTCGGAAAAGGCCCCGGCGGAACTCGTCACGCGGCTGAGGGACAAATCGCCGATGGGGCGGATGGGGACGCCGGAGGAGCTCAAGGGGGCGGTCGTGTTCCTCGCGAGCGACGCCAGCAGTTACCTCACCGGCCAGAACCTCGTCATCGACGGCGGGTGGACGAGTTGGTGA
- a CDS encoding HEAT repeat domain-containing protein, translating to MRRPAFFSAQLTGTFLGLTLMLAPAVCTPVRAEAPAPKTVEVTADERARCLAILRTGLASDEFWPSMHAAEALTLAGRGSEVVAALKDKLPHETNDQRRCGLVREIVRAGDATPLPVLQAILVDTKSNGRIHAAESLYKLGVPAEGPGLAEAFSQDEIVPLKLMSAAALARLGSRNALESLRTKFASDDKLVRNTVCFALARLGTADDVPMLRRQLERETDPLARANVVNALACLGDAQARKDQTLGLESTEPGIRASTAEHVGHARAFEHRPRLVQLLDDPGLDVRIRAAQSLIALSLPPVEWRKR from the coding sequence ATGAGACGCCCCGCCTTCTTCTCAGCACAGCTCACCGGAACCTTCCTGGGACTGACCCTGATGCTGGCACCAGCCGTCTGCACGCCTGTTCGCGCCGAGGCTCCCGCCCCGAAGACCGTCGAGGTCACGGCGGACGAGCGGGCGCGGTGCCTCGCGATCCTCCGGACGGGGCTCGCCTCGGACGAGTTCTGGCCGTCGATGCACGCCGCCGAGGCGCTGACGCTGGCGGGCCGCGGGAGCGAGGTCGTGGCGGCGCTGAAAGACAAGCTGCCGCACGAGACGAACGACCAGCGCCGCTGCGGTCTCGTCCGCGAGATCGTCCGGGCCGGCGATGCCACTCCGCTGCCGGTCCTCCAGGCGATCCTGGTCGACACGAAGTCGAACGGCCGGATCCACGCCGCCGAGAGCCTGTACAAGCTCGGCGTTCCAGCCGAGGGACCGGGGCTGGCGGAGGCGTTTTCGCAGGACGAGATCGTCCCGCTCAAGCTCATGTCCGCTGCCGCCCTGGCGCGGCTCGGGAGCCGCAACGCTCTGGAGTCGCTCCGGACGAAGTTCGCTTCGGACGACAAGCTCGTCCGCAACACGGTCTGCTTCGCCCTCGCACGGCTGGGGACGGCGGACGACGTTCCGATGCTCCGCCGCCAGCTCGAGCGGGAGACCGATCCGCTGGCCCGGGCGAACGTCGTCAACGCTCTCGCCTGCCTCGGGGACGCCCAGGCCAGGAAAGACCAGACGCTCGGCCTGGAGTCGACCGAGCCCGGGATCCGGGCCTCGACCGCGGAGCATGTCGGCCACGCCCGGGCTTTCGAGCACCGGCCGCGGCTGGTCCAGTTGCTCGACGATCCCGGCCTCGACGTCCGGATCCGGGCGGCCCAGTCGCTGATTGCTCTGTCGCTCCCTCCGGTCGAGTGGAGGAAGCGATGA
- a CDS encoding dihydrodipicolinate synthase family protein, producing MPRTAPGGILPVFQTPLHDDESIDFETLSREIAWLYDQGADGIVMAMVSETLRLSSEERDELARQACGFGRERGQVVISVGAESTRVAIRHAEHAERSGATAMMAIPPVATACDPADLLVYFRALLKATSIPLIVQDASGYVGRPLPIGMLADLLGEYGSERILFKPEATPIGPRLSALRDATKGEAKVFEGSGGIALVDSYRRGIVGTMPGADLITAIIALWKALEAGNEARVTRIGSLLTDIVSLQCGLDGFLAVEKHLLVKQGVFTSTRVRGPVGFHLDDETRREVDRRFEALMAAVQSN from the coding sequence ATGCCACGGACTGCTCCGGGAGGAATTCTCCCGGTCTTTCAGACCCCGCTTCACGACGACGAGTCGATCGACTTCGAGACCCTCAGTCGCGAGATCGCCTGGCTGTATGACCAGGGGGCGGACGGGATCGTGATGGCGATGGTCTCCGAGACGCTCCGGCTCAGCAGCGAGGAGCGGGACGAGCTGGCCCGGCAGGCGTGCGGCTTTGGCCGCGAGCGGGGGCAGGTCGTCATCAGCGTCGGAGCGGAGAGCACCCGCGTCGCGATCCGCCACGCCGAACACGCCGAACGCTCGGGCGCGACCGCCATGATGGCGATCCCGCCGGTCGCCACCGCCTGCGATCCCGCGGACCTCCTCGTTTACTTCCGAGCTCTGCTGAAGGCGACCAGCATTCCGCTCATCGTCCAAGATGCCAGCGGCTACGTTGGCCGTCCGCTCCCGATCGGGATGCTGGCTGATCTTCTCGGCGAATACGGCAGCGAGCGAATTCTCTTCAAACCCGAGGCGACCCCCATCGGCCCGCGGCTCTCCGCCCTCCGCGACGCGACGAAGGGCGAAGCGAAGGTCTTCGAAGGCTCGGGCGGCATCGCCCTCGTCGATAGTTACCGCCGGGGAATCGTCGGCACGATGCCCGGGGCGGACCTGATCACCGCCATCATCGCCCTCTGGAAAGCCCTCGAAGCGGGGAACGAGGCCCGCGTCACCCGCATCGGCTCGCTCCTGACCGACATCGTCTCGCTCCAGTGCGGCCTCGACGGGTTCCTGGCGGTCGAAAAGCACCTCCTCGTCAAACAGGGGGTCTTCACCAGCACCCGCGTCCGCGGCCCGGTCGGCTTCCACCTTGACGACGAAACGCGCCGCGAAGTCGACCGCCGATTCGAAGCCCTGATGGCAGCGGTCCAATCCAACTGA
- a CDS encoding phytanoyl-CoA dioxygenase family protein, which produces MSPQDAKAEYDDKGFVVLRGFLTGDRLARLQENIGRYIAEIVPRLPEGDAFYEDRARPETLKQLNRMQQDPFFAELKTDPLWKSTAENLLGESAFAQGAEWFNKPPGTEHPTPAHQDNFYFCFAPPRVLTMWLALDDVDAENGCLRYIPGSHLRGIRPHSRTKTLGFSQGISDYGPDDHAAEAAIFARPGDLLIHHGDTIHRADANRSSTRHRRSFAMVFQGESCQRDEAAFQRYLQSASAQHREMGVAK; this is translated from the coding sequence ATGAGTCCACAGGACGCGAAGGCGGAATACGACGACAAAGGCTTTGTGGTCCTCCGCGGCTTCCTCACCGGCGACCGCCTCGCCCGGCTGCAGGAGAACATCGGCCGCTACATCGCCGAGATCGTCCCGCGGCTGCCGGAGGGGGATGCCTTCTACGAGGATCGGGCCCGCCCGGAGACGCTCAAGCAGCTCAACCGGATGCAGCAGGACCCGTTCTTCGCGGAGCTGAAGACCGACCCGCTCTGGAAGTCGACGGCGGAGAATCTCCTTGGGGAATCGGCCTTCGCCCAGGGGGCCGAGTGGTTCAACAAGCCGCCGGGAACCGAACACCCGACCCCCGCCCACCAGGACAACTTCTACTTCTGCTTCGCCCCGCCGCGGGTCTTGACGATGTGGCTCGCGCTCGACGACGTCGACGCCGAGAACGGCTGCCTGCGGTACATTCCCGGCTCGCACCTTCGCGGCATCCGGCCGCACAGCCGCACGAAGACCCTCGGCTTCTCGCAGGGGATTTCCGACTACGGCCCCGACGACCATGCGGCCGAAGCGGCGATCTTCGCCCGTCCGGGCGACCTTCTGATCCATCACGGCGACACGATCCACCGCGCCGACGCGAACCGCTCGTCGACCCGCCATCGCCGCAGCTTCGCGATGGTCTTCCAGGGGGAGAGTTGCCAGCGGGACGAGGCCGCGTTCCAGCGGTATCTCCAGTCCGCCTCCGCGCAGCACCGCGAGATGGGGGTGGCCAAATGA
- a CDS encoding amidohydrolase family protein, producing MIVDIHSHAWLDPQHFSPDFRAQAKRARAGMEVDLTVHYEDYRKTATAGDKAVVFGGKAKLSGVWIDDQYVADYVAADPARLVGFLSVDPTQPGWERELREGHLGLGMKGIKLLPMYAGFRPDDERLDPLWKYATEHRLPVLLHTGTTFIAQAPLECTLPRHIDVVATRFPEAKIIMAHLGHPYEGECIVTARKHPNVYTDISALHYRPWQFYNSLMLVQEYGVWGKLLFGTDYPFTTVDATIKGLRSMNDMLEGTALPRLNMKDIEAMIHRDSLTLLGIEH from the coding sequence ATGATCGTCGACATCCACAGTCACGCCTGGCTCGACCCCCAGCACTTCAGCCCCGACTTCCGCGCCCAGGCCAAGCGGGCCCGCGCCGGGATGGAGGTCGACCTGACGGTCCACTACGAGGACTACCGCAAAACCGCGACGGCGGGAGACAAAGCGGTCGTCTTCGGCGGGAAGGCGAAGCTCAGCGGCGTATGGATCGACGACCAGTACGTCGCCGACTACGTGGCGGCCGATCCGGCGCGGCTCGTCGGGTTCCTCTCGGTCGACCCGACGCAGCCCGGCTGGGAACGGGAGCTGCGAGAAGGGCACCTGGGGCTCGGCATGAAGGGGATCAAGCTCCTGCCGATGTACGCCGGCTTCCGTCCCGACGACGAGCGGCTCGATCCGCTGTGGAAGTACGCCACCGAGCACCGCCTGCCGGTCCTGCTCCATACCGGAACGACCTTCATCGCCCAGGCTCCGCTCGAATGCACGCTCCCGCGGCACATCGACGTCGTGGCGACGCGGTTCCCCGAAGCGAAAATCATCATGGCCCATCTCGGCCACCCGTACGAAGGGGAGTGCATCGTCACGGCCCGCAAGCACCCGAATGTCTACACGGACATCAGCGCCCTGCACTACCGGCCGTGGCAGTTCTACAACAGCCTGATGCTGGTCCAGGAGTACGGTGTCTGGGGGAAGCTCCTGTTCGGGACCGATTACCCGTTCACGACGGTCGACGCCACGATCAAGGGGCTGCGGAGCATGAACGACATGCTCGAAGGGACCGCCCTGCCGCGGCTCAACATGAAAGACATCGAGGCGATGATCCACCGCGACAGCCTCACGCTGCTCGGCATTGAACATTAG
- a CDS encoding HpcH/HpaI aldolase family protein yields MRFSRVKAKLIKGEPALITCCHFIDPSVYELTSLMGFDGIWLDLEHHATSDETAATLMRAARVGTSDIIARPAKGEFMRMGRILEAGAQGIMYPRCESAEEAAELVKWAKFAPLGERGVDGANGDNPYCAMPMKQYLRAANEHTLVITQIESPRALESVDAIAKVPGVDVLMLGPGDLSVIAGIPYQFDHPIITDAFAALARAAKNAGKAWGTVSGTPEHTRKLMDLGATFICHGADLIMVKLGMEKIQQQYAPLGFTFDNRLAAEASYLEKMQ; encoded by the coding sequence ATGCGTTTCAGTCGCGTCAAAGCCAAGCTGATCAAAGGCGAGCCCGCCCTCATCACCTGCTGTCACTTCATCGACCCCAGCGTCTATGAGCTGACGAGCCTGATGGGCTTCGACGGGATCTGGCTCGACCTCGAACACCACGCCACAAGCGACGAGACCGCCGCCACGCTCATGCGGGCCGCCCGCGTCGGGACGTCGGACATCATCGCCCGCCCCGCCAAGGGGGAGTTCATGCGGATGGGGCGGATCCTCGAAGCGGGAGCGCAGGGGATCATGTACCCCCGGTGCGAGTCCGCCGAGGAGGCGGCCGAACTCGTGAAGTGGGCCAAGTTCGCGCCCCTGGGTGAGCGAGGGGTCGACGGCGCGAACGGCGACAACCCGTACTGCGCGATGCCGATGAAGCAGTACCTCCGGGCGGCGAACGAGCACACGCTCGTCATCACGCAGATTGAATCGCCGCGGGCCCTGGAGTCGGTCGACGCCATCGCCAAGGTCCCGGGGGTCGACGTCCTGATGCTCGGCCCGGGAGACCTCAGCGTCATCGCCGGGATCCCGTACCAGTTCGACCACCCGATCATCACCGACGCCTTCGCAGCCCTGGCCCGCGCGGCGAAGAATGCCGGCAAGGCGTGGGGCACCGTCAGCGGCACGCCGGAGCACACGCGAAAGCTGATGGACCTGGGGGCCACGTTCATCTGCCACGGGGCGGACCTGATCATGGTCAAGCTGGGGATGGAGAAGATCCAGCAGCAGTACGCCCCGCTCGGGTTCACGTTCGACAACCGGCTGGCGGCTGAAGCGTCCTATCTGGAGAAGATGCAGTGA
- a CDS encoding alanine racemase, translating to MNVAPDLPTTSDWIERTLELATPCLVVDLGRARRNVAQLAAYAAGHNLGVRPHTKTHKSKALATLQVEAGAVGLTAAKVGEAERMAEVHRDILVAYPAFDPHRAPRLARLARNATVRVAVDSTDGIDALAAAARTEGTTLGILVDLDVGLHRTGVATPRETLALAQHVDRTLGVRFDGLFCYPGHIWGTIESQPERLAAVGALLTETLDLWEGSGLAAPIVSGGSTPTAYRSHHCPGLTEIRPGTSIFNDRNTVEGGYCDWDDCAARVVCTVVSTAVPGQVVIDAGAKTLAADRCIPALDSGQGYVVDYPEAKITALSEEHGQIDVSRCPRPPRLGERLTVIPNHICPCVNLQEAFWTIGGDRPPVRSVVDTRGQLT from the coding sequence ATGAATGTTGCCCCCGATCTCCCGACGACCTCCGACTGGATCGAGCGGACGCTCGAGCTGGCGACTCCGTGCCTTGTGGTCGATCTCGGCCGCGCCCGGCGGAACGTCGCGCAGCTCGCCGCCTATGCCGCCGGGCACAACCTGGGCGTCCGGCCGCATACCAAGACGCACAAGTCGAAAGCTCTCGCCACGCTTCAGGTCGAGGCGGGGGCGGTCGGTCTGACGGCGGCCAAGGTCGGCGAGGCGGAGCGGATGGCCGAGGTCCACCGCGACATCCTTGTCGCCTATCCCGCCTTCGACCCGCACCGCGCCCCGCGGCTCGCCCGCCTTGCCCGAAACGCGACCGTCCGCGTGGCGGTCGACTCGACGGACGGGATCGACGCCCTGGCGGCCGCAGCCCGAACCGAAGGGACCACGCTCGGGATCCTCGTCGACCTCGATGTCGGCCTGCACCGGACCGGGGTCGCGACGCCGCGGGAGACTCTCGCTCTCGCGCAGCATGTCGACCGCACGCTCGGGGTCCGGTTCGACGGTCTCTTCTGCTACCCCGGCCACATCTGGGGGACCATTGAGTCGCAGCCGGAGCGGCTCGCCGCGGTCGGCGCGCTGCTGACCGAGACGCTCGACCTCTGGGAGGGGAGCGGCCTCGCTGCCCCGATCGTCTCCGGCGGCTCGACCCCGACCGCGTACCGCTCGCACCACTGCCCCGGTCTCACCGAGATCCGGCCGGGGACGTCGATCTTCAACGACCGCAACACCGTCGAAGGGGGCTACTGCGACTGGGACGACTGCGCGGCCCGCGTCGTCTGCACGGTCGTCAGCACCGCCGTCCCCGGGCAGGTCGTGATCGACGCCGGCGCAAAGACCCTCGCCGCCGACCGCTGCATCCCGGCCCTCGACTCCGGCCAGGGCTACGTCGTCGACTACCCGGAAGCCAAGATCACCGCCCTCAGCGAAGAGCACGGCCAGATCGACGTCTCCCGCTGCCCCCGCCCGCCGCGGCTCGGCGAGCGGCTGACCGTGATCCCCAACCACATCTGCCCCTGCGTCAACCTGCAGGAGGCGTTCTGGACAATCGGCGGCGACCGGCCGCCGGTGCGGTCGGTTGTGGATACGCGGGGGCAGTTGACGTGA